From the Blattabacterium cuenoti genome, one window contains:
- a CDS encoding sigma-70 family RNA polymerase sigma factor has product MRQLKITKQVTNRESESLDKYLHEIGKIPLLTPEEEVEYARRARGGDTSSINKLVNANLRFVVSVAKQYQNQGLSLCDLINEGNLGLIKGILRFDETRGFKCISYVVWWIRQAILQAIAEQSRSIRQPTNKLALLNKILKTLAQLEQELQRTPSIREVAEYLNMNEKEVEDSIKNSGRHVSMDAPLIEGEDSNLYDLVRSDESPRPDEHLERESLRKDIKRILETLSERERRVIILHFGLNGTPPMTLEEVGQFCDLTRERVRQIESIALKRLKHSSRSNILKPYLG; this is encoded by the coding sequence ATGAGACAGCTTAAAATCACCAAACAAGTAACAAATAGGGAATCTGAATCATTAGATAAATATCTTCATGAAATAGGAAAAATTCCGTTATTAACACCAGAAGAAGAAGTAGAATATGCTAGAAGAGCAAGAGGAGGAGATACTTCTTCTATAAACAAATTAGTAAACGCAAATTTACGTTTTGTTGTATCTGTTGCAAAACAATATCAAAATCAAGGACTTAGTTTGTGTGATTTAATTAATGAAGGAAATTTAGGATTAATAAAAGGAATTTTACGTTTTGACGAAACAAGAGGATTTAAATGTATATCTTATGTTGTATGGTGGATAAGACAAGCTATACTACAAGCGATAGCAGAACAGTCACGTTCTATTCGACAACCAACAAATAAATTAGCATTATTAAACAAAATATTAAAAACATTAGCTCAACTAGAACAAGAATTACAAAGGACCCCTTCTATAAGGGAAGTTGCAGAATATTTAAACATGAATGAAAAAGAAGTAGAAGATTCTATAAAGAATTCAGGTAGACATGTTTCTATGGATGCTCCACTAATAGAAGGTGAAGATTCTAATCTATACGATTTGGTAAGATCAGATGAATCTCCAAGACCAGATGAACATTTAGAAAGAGAATCCTTAAGAAAGGATATAAAAAGAATTTTAGAAACTTTAAGTGAAAGAGAACGTCGTGTAATTATTCTTCATTTTGGTTTAAACGGTACTCCTCCAATGACATTAGAGGAAGTTGGACAATTTTGTGATTTGACTAGAGAAAGAGTAAGACAAATAGAAAGTATTGCTTTAAAAAGATTGAAACATTCTTCTAGAAGTAATATACTTAAACCTTATTTAGGTTAA
- the tpiA gene encoding triose-phosphate isomerase, producing the protein MKEKIIIANWKMNYDFNDTISFIRNLLKINLDKKINHKKKIIIAPSFPFLHISNKIVKGSNINIAAQNFHHMDKGAYTGEVSAHMLESIGINKIILGHSERRIIFSETEEILLSKIKIALKHKFYIIFCVGETYDERSNNKHFIVIKKQLSKTIFKFTTNEIKFLCIAYEPVWAIGTGITATPKEVQSMHYFIRFLFLEKYGKHVSDKLQILYGGSINDINAKNFFSQEDVDGGLIGNSSLEFSKFLNILLS; encoded by the coding sequence ATGAAAGAAAAGATTATAATAGCAAATTGGAAGATGAATTATGATTTTAACGATACAATTAGTTTTATTAGAAATTTACTAAAAATTAATTTGGATAAAAAAATTAATCATAAAAAAAAGATAATTATTGCTCCTTCTTTTCCTTTTTTACATATTTCAAATAAAATTGTTAAAGGATCAAATATAAATATTGCAGCTCAAAATTTTCATCATATGGATAAAGGTGCATATACAGGGGAAGTATCCGCACATATGTTAGAATCTATAGGTATTAATAAAATTATACTTGGACATAGTGAAAGAAGAATTATATTTTCTGAAACAGAAGAAATATTGTTAAGTAAAATAAAGATAGCATTGAAACATAAATTTTATATTATTTTCTGTGTTGGAGAAACATATGATGAAAGAAGTAATAATAAACATTTTATTGTTATAAAAAAACAATTATCCAAAACAATTTTTAAATTTACTACTAATGAAATTAAATTTTTATGTATTGCATATGAACCAGTATGGGCAATAGGGACTGGAATCACAGCTACTCCAAAAGAGGTCCAATCTATGCATTATTTTATACGTTTTTTGTTTTTAGAAAAATATGGAAAACATGTTTCTGATAAATTACAAATTTTGTATGGAGGAAGTATAAATGACATAAATGCAAAAAATTTTTTTTCACAAGAAGATGTTGACGGAGGTTTAATAGGGAATTCTTCTCTTGAATTTTCAAAATTTTTAAATATCTTATTATCATAA
- a CDS encoding nucleotide modification associated domain-containing protein, producing the protein MDLIFEKCKKLFLEKLEDYDLSWIFLKENSIIDQIFIKIFRIKNIKIKKSQSVIEEEIIDTYIDIINYIIILLIKLYVKKKQMEKVINHNNIINLYNKKVEVIKNCMKNNLYKKKFSSIEDLFKEISYLKNHKEIFFSYEKLKKVLLIILKGTLKLLENKK; encoded by the coding sequence ATGGATTTAATTTTTGAAAAATGTAAAAAATTGTTTTTAGAAAAATTGGAAGATTATGATTTATCTTGGATATTTTTAAAAGAAAATTCTATTATAGATCAAATTTTTATAAAAATTTTTAGAATAAAAAACATTAAAATCAAAAAATCACAATCGGTAATAGAAGAGGAAATAATAGATACTTACATTGATATTATTAACTATATTATAATACTTTTAATAAAGTTATATGTAAAGAAAAAACAAATGGAAAAAGTTATTAATCATAATAATATAATTAATTTATACAATAAAAAGGTTGAAGTAATAAAAAATTGTATGAAAAATAATTTATATAAAAAAAAATTTTCCTCTATAGAGGATCTTTTTAAAGAAATTTCATATTTAAAAAATCACAAGGAAATTTTTTTTTCATATGAAAAATTAAAAAAAGTTCTTTTAATTATCCTAAAAGGAACACTAAAATTATTAGAAAATAAAAAATGA